The Acetobacter oryzifermentans genomic interval CAAAAATAGACGTACCTTCTGAGAAGAGTGGAGCCAGACCACCGGTTGCCAGCACCTTCATGGGGCCAACCTCCTTTCTGATCCTCTCAACAATCCCCTCAATCAAACCAACATAACCCCAAAACACGCCAGACCGCATGGCGGTAACCGTGTTGCGCCCAATGGCAGAATCCCCTACTGGCCGCCCTATTCCTATGCGGGGCAACCGCGCTGCTGCCTGATGTAACGCTTCAACCGACAAATTGATGCCAGGAGCAATAACACCGCCGCAGTAGCTTCCATTCTTATCCACAACATCAAACGTTGTGGCCGTTCCAAAATCTATAACCGTAAGTGGTCCACCATACATATGGTGTGCAGCCAGACCATTCAACAGCCGATCCACCCCAACCTCATCCGGGTTATCCACCTTTATGGCAAACCCCCAATCCAGCCGGGCAGATGCAAGAAGCGGCTCAACAGCAAACCACTGCCTGCATAAAGTACGTAAATGATACAACGCAGCGGGCACAACGGTGCCAATAACGGCACCATCAATATCATCCGCTACAATGCCTTGGGTACGCAACAGCGCATTCAGCCAAACCGCATATTCATCCGATGTACGTTGGGCCTGCATGGTAATGCGCCACACACCACGCCATCTTTCACCATCATGCACCGCAAACACGACATTGGTGTTACCTGCATCAATAACAAGCAGCACCTTTTATACCCCTTCTTCCAGCAGGATATCTCCTGTCGTGATCGTTTTCATACCGGCTTCCGTGTCCAGCAATAGGCGGCCGTCCTCAGCCAAACCTGCAAATTTTCCCTGTTCATAAGTAGTTCGGCTGCTAACGACAAGAGGCGTCCCTACAGGATGTGCGCGATCAAGCCATGCCTGCCGCAATGCGCCAAAGCCATTTTGCCGCCAAACAGCGCACCAATCCGCCAAGCTAGAAAGGATACACTGGGCAACATCTTTTGCCGGTGGCACTGCGCCATACTGGCCAAGGCAAGCTGTAAAACGGCCCGTTTGCTGTTGAGATGGCGCCTGTGTGAGATTTGCCCCAAAACCTATAACAAGGCGCGCGCTTTCCCGCTCTATCAGGATACCGCCTGCTTTCTGGCCATCCAACAACAGATCATTCGGCCATTTTATCATGAGATGCCCTGCCACAGCAGGCACGGCGTGCAGCAAACCATCATAAAACGCCAAAGAGGCGGCAAACGGCCACCCCCCTAGCATATCCTGCCCTGCCTGTTGCGCATCCAGCAAAACGGATAAAGCAAGACTTTGCCCAGCATCTACCCATTGGCGACCGCGGCTGCCTCGGCCTTGGGTTTGCCTATAGGCTAAAACCGCAAGGCCAGAATCTGCCCCTTGTCGCGCCTGTTCCAGACAGAAATCAGAGGTGGAGGCCAGTTCTGCAAAGCATTCAAGCCGCCACGGGCTAGGCTGATCTTTCATCCGCCCAAAGCAAGTGCGGCCTGATGCGCCCATGCCATCAGAGGGCCCATGCCCGCAACAAACAAGGCTGTTGCCAAACCCATGCTGCCAGAAACAAACAGCAGGCTGGGGGCAGGACGATCCAGCACTTCTGCTGGGCTATCAAAATACATCACCTTCACAATCCGTAGATAATAATACGCACCAACTATGCTGGAGAGTGCGCCAATTACAACCAGTACGTAAAGGCCAGACTGCCAAGCCGCAGCAAAAACCAGAAATTTACCAAAAAAACCAGCCAAAGGGGGCGCGCCAACCATGCTGAACATAAACAGTGCCAGAACAGCAGCCATTGCCGGATCTGTGCGCCCAAGGCCTGCCAGATCGGAAATGCTGACAACCTCACGCCCTTTCCGGCGCATTGCCGTAATGCAGGCAAACACACCTGCATTCATAACAAAATAAGCAGCCAGATAAATAAGCGTGGCCTGTATGCCTGCAAGAGATGCAGCCGCCAGCCCCATCATGGCGTATCCCATATGGCCAATAGAGGAATATGCCATCAGGCGCTTGATATTACCTTGGGGAATAGCGGCAAAAGCCCCGTACACCATGGACAGCACAGAAACGGTTTCTATCAACATCTGCCAACGCGGAGCGACCGTAACAAAAGGCCCGGCCATAACGCGCAAGAACAATGCAAAAGCCGCAAACTTTGGAGCGCCTGCCATATAGGCTGTTACCGGAGTGGGTGCACCCTGATAGACATCTGGCGTCCACATATGAAACGGCACGGCAGACAGCTTGAAGCACAACCCCGTAACAATAAAGACAATACCAACAATCAGCCCCATTGGCAGAGCGCCGGAAGCCCGAATGGCCGCCATCAACCCTGTATATTCCATAGTGCCTGCGTAACCATACACAAGCGAAATGCCATAGAGCAGCAAACCAGAAGCCAAAGACCCAAGTACAAAGTATTTCAGCCCCGCCTCTGATGAAAGCACGCTATCCCGTTCCATCGCGCACAAAATGTAAATGGACAGAGATGAGAGCTCCAACCCTACAAACAGTGTCATCAAATTGGCGGAAGATGCCATGATCATCGCGCCCAATGTTGAAAACAGCATCAGCACAGGGGTTTCAAACGGTAGGGTAATTTTATCCCGCGTGCGGTAACTGAATGTCAGCACCACAGCAGTCAGCGCGCCAGCAAGTATCAGCATCTTCATGAAACGGGCAAAGCCATCATTCACAAAGGTACCTGCATACCCTTCCCCGGTGGGTGAAAGCAGCACCAGAAATCCGCATACAGCAAACGCTGCAATGCTCAACATGGCGGAAGAGAAAAACCCCTCCCCTTTCCGCTGCAACACACCGGCTACCAGAATAACAATACCAGACAGCGCAAGCACAATTTCTGGCACGGCTATTGTCCAGTTAAAGCTGGTCATACTCATTGCACGACACCCCATAGCTGGGAGGAGAAAG includes:
- a CDS encoding type III pantothenate kinase produces the protein MLLVIDAGNTNVVFAVHDGERWRGVWRITMQAQRTSDEYAVWLNALLRTQGIVADDIDGAVIGTVVPAALYHLRTLCRQWFAVEPLLASARLDWGFAIKVDNPDEVGVDRLLNGLAAHHMYGGPLTVIDFGTATTFDVVDKNGSYCGGVIAPGINLSVEALHQAAARLPRIGIGRPVGDSAIGRNTVTAMRSGVFWGYVGLIEGIVERIRKEVGPMKVLATGGLAPLFSEGTSIFEHVDSMLTLNGLRLLAGRNPLPKLTVDRDYVAEG
- the nuoN gene encoding NADH-quinone oxidoreductase subunit NuoN, which gives rise to MSMTSFNWTIAVPEIVLALSGIVILVAGVLQRKGEGFFSSAMLSIAAFAVCGFLVLLSPTGEGYAGTFVNDGFARFMKMLILAGALTAVVLTFSYRTRDKITLPFETPVLMLFSTLGAMIMASSANLMTLFVGLELSSLSIYILCAMERDSVLSSEAGLKYFVLGSLASGLLLYGISLVYGYAGTMEYTGLMAAIRASGALPMGLIVGIVFIVTGLCFKLSAVPFHMWTPDVYQGAPTPVTAYMAGAPKFAAFALFLRVMAGPFVTVAPRWQMLIETVSVLSMVYGAFAAIPQGNIKRLMAYSSIGHMGYAMMGLAAASLAGIQATLIYLAAYFVMNAGVFACITAMRRKGREVVSISDLAGLGRTDPAMAAVLALFMFSMVGAPPLAGFFGKFLVFAAAWQSGLYVLVVIGALSSIVGAYYYLRIVKVMYFDSPAEVLDRPAPSLLFVSGSMGLATALFVAGMGPLMAWAHQAALALGG
- a CDS encoding biotin--[acetyl-CoA-carboxylase] ligase, with protein sequence MKDQPSPWRLECFAELASTSDFCLEQARQGADSGLAVLAYRQTQGRGSRGRQWVDAGQSLALSVLLDAQQAGQDMLGGWPFAASLAFYDGLLHAVPAVAGHLMIKWPNDLLLDGQKAGGILIERESARLVIGFGANLTQAPSQQQTGRFTACLGQYGAVPPAKDVAQCILSSLADWCAVWRQNGFGALRQAWLDRAHPVGTPLVVSSRTTYEQGKFAGLAEDGRLLLDTEAGMKTITTGDILLEEGV